Proteins co-encoded in one Sphingopyxis sp. BE259 genomic window:
- a CDS encoding DUF1697 domain-containing protein has product MARYVALFGSINVGGNRLTMADLRAAFEAEGFADVETVVASGNVIFSHPARPTRGLEEKLTLMVDDRFDMDCAALVRSRDELAAAIADNPFAGTNEDRFVHTMFLNGQPTQAQFDVLAADKWIRPNERLALGERSLYIDYGDGAADSKLTARMIERRLEHKGTARNMRSIARIVDKLDQLEKA; this is encoded by the coding sequence ATCAATGTCGGTGGCAACCGGTTGACGATGGCCGACCTGCGCGCGGCGTTCGAGGCCGAGGGTTTTGCCGACGTCGAGACGGTGGTCGCCAGCGGCAATGTCATTTTTTCGCACCCCGCGCGGCCGACGCGCGGGCTGGAAGAAAAGCTGACGCTGATGGTCGATGACCGGTTCGACATGGATTGCGCGGCGCTGGTGCGAAGCCGTGACGAGCTGGCCGCGGCGATTGCCGACAATCCGTTCGCGGGGACCAACGAGGATCGGTTCGTCCACACGATGTTCCTGAACGGCCAGCCGACACAGGCGCAATTCGATGTTCTTGCGGCCGATAAATGGATCCGGCCGAACGAGCGCCTCGCGCTGGGCGAACGGTCGCTTTATATCGATTATGGCGACGGCGCCGCTGACAGCAAATTGACCGCGCGGATGATCGAGCGGCGGTTGGAGCACAAGGGCACGGCGCGCAACATGCGTTCGATCGCGCGGATCGTCGACAAGCTCGACCAGCTGGAGAAAGCGTAA
- the rbfA gene encoding 30S ribosome-binding factor RbfA produces the protein MKPDKDRKKDSGPSVRVLRVGEQVRHILSDILARGDAHDELLAKHPVSITEVRMSPDLRHATVFVKPLLGKNEDAVLKALRTNTAWLQKSVAEKMSMKYAAKLKFLSDESFDEASHIDKLLRDPKVARDLESGEGEAED, from the coding sequence ATGAAGCCCGACAAGGATCGGAAAAAGGATAGCGGCCCGTCGGTCCGCGTGCTGCGCGTCGGCGAACAGGTGCGCCATATCCTGTCGGACATATTGGCGCGGGGCGATGCCCATGACGAGCTGTTGGCCAAGCATCCAGTGAGCATCACCGAAGTGCGAATGTCGCCCGACCTGCGTCACGCGACGGTGTTCGTGAAACCTTTGCTCGGCAAAAATGAGGACGCGGTGCTGAAGGCGCTCCGCACCAACACCGCCTGGCTGCAAAAGAGCGTCGCCGAGAAGATGAGCATGAAATATGCCGCGAAGCTGAAATTCCTGTCGGACGAGAGCTTCGACGAGGCGAGCCATATCGACAAATTGCTGCGCGATCCGAAGGTGGCGCGCGATCTGGAGAGCGGCGAGGGTGAGGCAGAGGACTGA